In the Sus scrofa isolate TJ Tabasco breed Duroc chromosome 6, Sscrofa11.1, whole genome shotgun sequence genome, one interval contains:
- the AKT2 gene encoding RAC-beta serine/threonine-protein kinase isoform X1 yields the protein MKTERPRPNTFVIRCLQWTTVIERTFHVDSPDEREEWMRAIQMVANSLKQRGAGEDPMDYKCGSPSDSSAAEEMEVAVSKARAKVTMNDFDYLKLLGKGTFGKVILVREKATGRYYAMKILRKEVIIAKDEVAHTVTESRVLQNTRHPFLTALKYAFQTHDRLCFVMEYANGGELFFHLSRERVFTEERARFYGAEIVSALEYLHSRDVVYRDIKLENLMLDKDGHIKITDFGLCKEGISDGATMKTFCGTPEYLAPEVLEDNDYGRAVDWWGLGVVMYEMMCGRLPFYNQDHERLFELILMEEIRFPRTLSPEAKSLLAGLLKKDPKQRLGGGPSDAKEVMEHRFFLTVNWQDVVQKKLLPPFKPQVTSEVDTRYFDDEFTAQSITITPPDRYDSLGSLELDQRTHFPQFSYSASIRE from the exons ATGAAGACCGAGAGACCTCGGCCCAACACCTTTGTCATACGCTGCCTGCAGTGGACCACAGTCATCGAGAGGACCTTCCATGTGGACTCCCCGGATGAGAG GGAGGAGTGGATGCGGGCCATCCAGATGGTTGCCAACAGCCTCAAGCAGCGGGGCGCAGGTGAGGACCCCATGGACTACAAGTGTGGCTCCCCCAGTGACTCCTCTGCTGCTGAGGAGATGGAAGTGGCAGTGAGCAAGGCTCGGGCCAAGGTG ACCATGAACGACTTCGACTATCTCAAGCTCCTGGGCAAGGGCACGTTCGGCAAAGTCATCCTGGTGCGCGAGAAGGCCACCGGCCGCTACTACGCCATGAAGATCCTGCGGAAGGAGGTTATCATCGCCAAG GATGAAGTCGCCCACACGGTCACCGAGAGCCGGGTTCTCCAGAACACCAGGCACCCGTTCCTCACC GCGCTGAAGTACGCCTTCCAGACCCACGACCGCCTGTGCTTCGTGATGGAGTACGCCAACGGTGGCGAG CTGTTTTTCCACCTGTCCCGGGAGCGCGTCTTCACGGAGGAGCGGGCCCGTTTCTACGGCGCGGAGATTGTCTCGGCTCTGGAGTACCTGCACTCGAGGGACGTGGTGTACCGCGACATCAAG CTGGAAAACCTCATGCTGGACAAAGACGGCCACATCAAGATCACGGACTTCGGCCTGTGCAAAGAGGGCATCAGTGATGGGGCCACCATGAAAACCTTCTGTGGGACCCCCGAATACCTGGCACCCGAG GTGCTGGAGGACAACGACTACGGCCGGGCCGTGGACTGGTGGGGGCTGGGCGTGGTCATGTACGAGATGATGTGCGGCCGCCTGCCCTTCTACAACCAGGACCACGAGCGCCTCTTCGAGCTCATCCTCATGGAGGAGATCCGCTTCCCGCGCACCCTCAGCCCCGAGGCCAAGTCCTTGCTTGCGGGGCTGCTTAAGAAGGACCCAAAGCAGAG GCTCGGCGGGGGGCCCAGCGATGCCAAGGAGGTCATGGAGCACAGGTTCTTCCTCACCGTCAACTGGCAGGACGTGGTACAGAAGAAG CTCCTGCCACCCTTCAAACCTCAGGTCACATCTGAGGTCGACACTCGGTACTTTGACGACGAATTCACCGCCCAATCCATCACAATCACGCCCCCGGACCGCT ATGACAGCCTGGGCTCGCTCGAACTGGACCAGCGGACCCACTTCCCCCAGTTCTCCTACTCGGCCAGCATCCGGGAGTGA
- the AKT2 gene encoding RAC-beta serine/threonine-protein kinase (The RefSeq protein has 1 frameshift compared to this genomic sequence) — MNEVSVIKEGWLHKRGEYIKTWRPRYFLLKSDGSFIGYKERPEAPDQTLPPLNNFSVAECQLMKTERPRPNTFVIRCLQWTTVIERTFHVDSPDEREEWMRAIQMVANSLKQRGAGEDPMDYKCGSPSDSSAAEEMEVAVSKARAKVTMNDFDYLKLLGKGTFGKVILVREKATGRYYAMKILRKEVIIAKDEVAHTVTESRVLQNTRHPFLTALKYAFQTHDRLCFVMEYANGGELFFHLSRERVFTEERARFYGAEIVSALEYLHSRDVVYRDIKLENLMLDKDGHIKITDFGLCKEGISDGATMKTFCGTPEYLAPEVLEDNDYGRAVDWWGLGVVMYEMMCGRLPFYNQDHERLFELILMEEIRFPRTLSPEAKSLLAGLLKKDPKQRLGGGPSDAKEVMEHRFFLTVNWQDVVQKKLLPPFKPQVTSEVDTRYFDDEFTAQSITITPPDRYDSLGSLELDQRTHFPQFSYSASIRE, encoded by the exons GTGAATACATCAAGACCTGGAGGCCCCGGTACTTCCTGCTGAAGAGTGACGGCTCCTTCATTGGCTATAAGGAGCGGCCCGAGGCCCCCGACCAGACCCTGCCCCCCTTAAACAACTTCTCCGTAGCAG AATGCCAGCTGATGAAGACCGAGAGACCTCGGCCCAACACCTTTGTCATACGCTGCCTGCAGTGGACCACAGTCATCGAGAGGACCTTCCATGTGGACTCCCCGGATGAGAG GGAGGAGTGGATGCGGGCCATCCAGATGGTTGCCAACAGCCTCAAGCAGCGGGGCGCAGGTGAGGACCCCATGGACTACAAGTGTGGCTCCCCCAGTGACTCCTCTGCTGCTGAGGAGATGGAAGTGGCAGTGAGCAAGGCTCGGGCCAAGGTG ACCATGAACGACTTCGACTATCTCAAGCTCCTGGGCAAGGGCACGTTCGGCAAAGTCATCCTGGTGCGCGAGAAGGCCACCGGCCGCTACTACGCCATGAAGATCCTGCGGAAGGAGGTTATCATCGCCAAG GATGAAGTCGCCCACACGGTCACCGAGAGCCGGGTTCTCCAGAACACCAGGCACCCGTTCCTCACC GCGCTGAAGTACGCCTTCCAGACCCACGACCGCCTGTGCTTCGTGATGGAGTACGCCAACGGTGGCGAG CTGTTTTTCCACCTGTCCCGGGAGCGCGTCTTCACGGAGGAGCGGGCCCGTTTCTACGGCGCGGAGATTGTCTCGGCTCTGGAGTACCTGCACTCGAGGGACGTGGTGTACCGCGACATCAAG CTGGAAAACCTCATGCTGGACAAAGACGGCCACATCAAGATCACGGACTTCGGCCTGTGCAAAGAGGGCATCAGTGATGGGGCCACCATGAAAACCTTCTGTGGGACCCCCGAATACCTGGCACCCGAG GTGCTGGAGGACAACGACTACGGCCGGGCCGTGGACTGGTGGGGGCTGGGCGTGGTCATGTACGAGATGATGTGCGGCCGCCTGCCCTTCTACAACCAGGACCACGAGCGCCTCTTCGAGCTCATCCTCATGGAGGAGATCCGCTTCCCGCGCACCCTCAGCCCCGAGGCCAAGTCCTTGCTTGCGGGGCTGCTTAAGAAGGACCCAAAGCAGAG GCTCGGCGGGGGGCCCAGCGATGCCAAGGAGGTCATGGAGCACAGGTTCTTCCTCACCGTCAACTGGCAGGACGTGGTACAGAAGAAG CTCCTGCCACCCTTCAAACCTCAGGTCACATCTGAGGTCGACACTCGGTACTTTGACGACGAATTCACCGCCCAATCCATCACAATCACGCCCCCGGACCGCT ATGACAGCCTGGGCTCGCTCGAACTGGACCAGCGGACCCACTTCCCCCAGTTCTCCTACTCGGCCAGCATCCGGGAGTGA
- the AKT2 gene encoding RAC-beta serine/threonine-protein kinase isoform X3, translating into MNEVSVIKEGWLTSVVRGEYIKTWRPRYFLLKSDGSFIGYKERPEAPDQTLPPLNNFSVAECQLMKTERPRPNTFVIRCLQWTTVIERTFHVDSPDERQEWMRAIQMVANSLKQRGAGEDPMDYKCGSPSDSSAAEEMEVAVSKARAKVTMNDFDYLKLLGKGTFGKVILVREKATGRYYAMKILRKEVIIAKDEVAHTVTESRVLQNTRHPFLTALKYAFQTHDRLCFVMEYANGGELFFHLSRERVFTEERARFYGAEIVSALEYLHSRDVVYRDIKLENLMLDKDGHIKITDFGLCKEGISDGATMKTFCGTPEYLAPEVLEDNDYGRAVDWWGLGVVMYEMMCGRLPFYNQDHERLFELILMEEIRFPRTLSPEAKSLLAGLLKKDPKQRLGGGPSDAKEVMEHRFFLTVNWQDVVQKKLLPPFKPQVTSEVDTRYFDDEFTAQSITITPPDRYDSLGSLELDQRTHFPQFSYSASIRE; encoded by the exons GTGAATACATCAAGACCTGGAGGCCCCGGTACTTCCTGCTGAAGAGTGACGGCTCCTTCATTGGCTATAAGGAGCGGCCCGAGGCCCCCGACCAGACCCTGCCCCCCTTAAACAACTTCTCCGTAGCAG AATGCCAGCTGATGAAGACCGAGAGACCTCGGCCCAACACCTTTGTCATACGCTGCCTGCAGTGGACCACAGTCATCGAGAGGACCTTCCATGTGGACTCCCCGGATGAGAGGCAA GAGTGGATGCGGGCCATCCAGATGGTTGCCAACAGCCTCAAGCAGCGGGGCGCAGGTGAGGACCCCATGGACTACAAGTGTGGCTCCCCCAGTGACTCCTCTGCTGCTGAGGAGATGGAAGTGGCAGTGAGCAAGGCTCGGGCCAAGGTG ACCATGAACGACTTCGACTATCTCAAGCTCCTGGGCAAGGGCACGTTCGGCAAAGTCATCCTGGTGCGCGAGAAGGCCACCGGCCGCTACTACGCCATGAAGATCCTGCGGAAGGAGGTTATCATCGCCAAG GATGAAGTCGCCCACACGGTCACCGAGAGCCGGGTTCTCCAGAACACCAGGCACCCGTTCCTCACC GCGCTGAAGTACGCCTTCCAGACCCACGACCGCCTGTGCTTCGTGATGGAGTACGCCAACGGTGGCGAG CTGTTTTTCCACCTGTCCCGGGAGCGCGTCTTCACGGAGGAGCGGGCCCGTTTCTACGGCGCGGAGATTGTCTCGGCTCTGGAGTACCTGCACTCGAGGGACGTGGTGTACCGCGACATCAAG CTGGAAAACCTCATGCTGGACAAAGACGGCCACATCAAGATCACGGACTTCGGCCTGTGCAAAGAGGGCATCAGTGATGGGGCCACCATGAAAACCTTCTGTGGGACCCCCGAATACCTGGCACCCGAG GTGCTGGAGGACAACGACTACGGCCGGGCCGTGGACTGGTGGGGGCTGGGCGTGGTCATGTACGAGATGATGTGCGGCCGCCTGCCCTTCTACAACCAGGACCACGAGCGCCTCTTCGAGCTCATCCTCATGGAGGAGATCCGCTTCCCGCGCACCCTCAGCCCCGAGGCCAAGTCCTTGCTTGCGGGGCTGCTTAAGAAGGACCCAAAGCAGAG GCTCGGCGGGGGGCCCAGCGATGCCAAGGAGGTCATGGAGCACAGGTTCTTCCTCACCGTCAACTGGCAGGACGTGGTACAGAAGAAG CTCCTGCCACCCTTCAAACCTCAGGTCACATCTGAGGTCGACACTCGGTACTTTGACGACGAATTCACCGCCCAATCCATCACAATCACGCCCCCGGACCGCT ATGACAGCCTGGGCTCGCTCGAACTGGACCAGCGGACCCACTTCCCCCAGTTCTCCTACTCGGCCAGCATCCGGGAGTGA
- the AKT2 gene encoding RAC-beta serine/threonine-protein kinase isoform X2 produces the protein MRAIQMVANSLKQRGAGEDPMDYKCGSPSDSSAAEEMEVAVSKARAKVTMNDFDYLKLLGKGTFGKVILVREKATGRYYAMKILRKEVIIAKDEVAHTVTESRVLQNTRHPFLTALKYAFQTHDRLCFVMEYANGGELFFHLSRERVFTEERARFYGAEIVSALEYLHSRDVVYRDIKLENLMLDKDGHIKITDFGLCKEGISDGATMKTFCGTPEYLAPEVLEDNDYGRAVDWWGLGVVMYEMMCGRLPFYNQDHERLFELILMEEIRFPRTLSPEAKSLLAGLLKKDPKQRLGGGPSDAKEVMEHRFFLTVNWQDVVQKKLLPPFKPQVTSEVDTRYFDDEFTAQSITITPPDRYDSLGSLELDQRTHFPQFSYSASIRE, from the exons ATGCGGGCCATCCAGATGGTTGCCAACAGCCTCAAGCAGCGGGGCGCAGGTGAGGACCCCATGGACTACAAGTGTGGCTCCCCCAGTGACTCCTCTGCTGCTGAGGAGATGGAAGTGGCAGTGAGCAAGGCTCGGGCCAAGGTG ACCATGAACGACTTCGACTATCTCAAGCTCCTGGGCAAGGGCACGTTCGGCAAAGTCATCCTGGTGCGCGAGAAGGCCACCGGCCGCTACTACGCCATGAAGATCCTGCGGAAGGAGGTTATCATCGCCAAG GATGAAGTCGCCCACACGGTCACCGAGAGCCGGGTTCTCCAGAACACCAGGCACCCGTTCCTCACC GCGCTGAAGTACGCCTTCCAGACCCACGACCGCCTGTGCTTCGTGATGGAGTACGCCAACGGTGGCGAG CTGTTTTTCCACCTGTCCCGGGAGCGCGTCTTCACGGAGGAGCGGGCCCGTTTCTACGGCGCGGAGATTGTCTCGGCTCTGGAGTACCTGCACTCGAGGGACGTGGTGTACCGCGACATCAAG CTGGAAAACCTCATGCTGGACAAAGACGGCCACATCAAGATCACGGACTTCGGCCTGTGCAAAGAGGGCATCAGTGATGGGGCCACCATGAAAACCTTCTGTGGGACCCCCGAATACCTGGCACCCGAG GTGCTGGAGGACAACGACTACGGCCGGGCCGTGGACTGGTGGGGGCTGGGCGTGGTCATGTACGAGATGATGTGCGGCCGCCTGCCCTTCTACAACCAGGACCACGAGCGCCTCTTCGAGCTCATCCTCATGGAGGAGATCCGCTTCCCGCGCACCCTCAGCCCCGAGGCCAAGTCCTTGCTTGCGGGGCTGCTTAAGAAGGACCCAAAGCAGAG GCTCGGCGGGGGGCCCAGCGATGCCAAGGAGGTCATGGAGCACAGGTTCTTCCTCACCGTCAACTGGCAGGACGTGGTACAGAAGAAG CTCCTGCCACCCTTCAAACCTCAGGTCACATCTGAGGTCGACACTCGGTACTTTGACGACGAATTCACCGCCCAATCCATCACAATCACGCCCCCGGACCGCT ATGACAGCCTGGGCTCGCTCGAACTGGACCAGCGGACCCACTTCCCCCAGTTCTCCTACTCGGCCAGCATCCGGGAGTGA